Genomic window (Azospirillum lipoferum 4B):
GGGCGTGTGTCGCGCATTGCCTATGCGGTTCGGCTGGGCCCATCGCCTATGCCCATCGCTGGGGCCGGCGATCGGCTCAGGCGGTCCGCTTCCAGGCGACGGTCAGCAGCCCGGCCCCCATCAGCAGAGACCCGCCGACCCGGTTGACCGTGCGCTGCACCGACGGCGTCCGCACCGCGCGCCGCGCCGCCGAGGCAAGCAGGGCGTAAGCGGCGGCGTTCAGCGTCGCCAGCACCAGGAAGGTCGCCTCCATCACCACCATCTGTTCGGCCAGCGGCCGGCCGGGATCGAGGAACTGCGGCAGGAAGGCGACGAAGAAGACGATGCTCTTGGGGTTCAGCGCGGTGACGGCATAGGTGTGCAGCATCATGCGCCAGGGCCGCACCGCCGACTCGTCGGCCAGCGTCTCGGCGGTCCTGACCGGCGCCCGCCACAGCTTGATGCCGAGATAGACCAGATAGGCGGCGCCAGCCCATTTCAGCAGGGTGAACAGCGCCGCCGAGGTCGACAGCAGCACCCCCAGCCCCAGCATCGAGGCGGTCATCGCGGTGAAGTCGCCCAGCGCCACCCCCGCCACCGTCGCCATGGCCGACTTCCGTC
Coding sequences:
- a CDS encoding LysE family translocator, with product MSPDLWLAFAAASAVMLMIPGPTVLIVVSYALGHGRKSAMATVAGVALGDFTAMTASMLGLGVLLSTSAALFTLLKWAGAAYLVYLGIKLWRAPVRTAETLADESAVRPWRMMLHTYAVTALNPKSIVFFVAFLPQFLDPGRPLAEQMVVMEATFLVLATLNAAAYALLASAARRAVRTPSVQRTVNRVGGSLLMGAGLLTVAWKRTA